A genomic region of Trifolium pratense cultivar HEN17-A07 linkage group LG3, ARS_RC_1.1, whole genome shotgun sequence contains the following coding sequences:
- the LOC123918825 gene encoding uncharacterized protein LOC123918825 isoform X2: MPMLLRYAQLDLDLTTSMPMDLRLDDDKHLVEKVRVQACNVLSCCADRSAEKFSPNAVEVAKTFLRWIGCSSFETRKALVLALPKLLSLIKESGIDVTVSLIEALGKETDNDLSKRMFRLLPKCIKMQTSGSFHKIKLLSVIVDGIDQALKKIMENEIKRVREAGTSKEEGDFLPTQETIEDAGCLIATATETFKDGLLMYIDRLMNNVALFLETNMPDRVIVFAISIFNILVPQFPENLPPNHNKYIVAACHALKHNIPHSQPHAIRAIGIWAEFGQDQCSPHLAKVSVSKLYNEARKRFTISGQSGDVAACDTAVEALGRICEFHRDKIEGSKVVRLWLEFLPLKHDIDAARSAHGLLSRLIRRSDSDLFGNANDNLNKIISVVKEIVSEPDLLRDQEAIDQLTEFMNQHGGME, translated from the exons ATGCCGATGTTGCTTAGATATGCTCAACTTGATCTTGACTTAACAACCAGTATGCCCATGGATTTGAG ACTAGATGATGATAAGCATTTGGTTGAAAAGGTGAGAGTTCAGGCTTGTAATGTACTGTCATGCTGTGCAGATCGATCTGCTGAAAAATTTTCCCCCAATGCTGTCGAG GTCGCTAAAACTTTTTTGAGATGGATTGGTTGTTCTAGTTTTGAAACTCGCAAGGCTCTTGTGTtag CTCTTCCAAAACTACTATCCTTAATTAAAGAAAGTGGAATAGATGTTACGGTATCTCTGATTGAAGCCCTAGGGAAG GAAACGGATAATGATCTGTCTAAAAGAATGTTTAGGTTACTTCCCAAATGCATTAAG ATGCAGACCTCTGGTTCTTTTCACAAGATTAAACTATTAAGTGTTATTGTCGACGGGATAGACCAAGCACTAAAGAAGATAATGGAAAATGAAATAAAGAGAGTAAGAGAAGCTGGAACTTCAAAAGAGGAAGGTGATTTTTTACCAACACAAGAAACAATTGAG GATGCAGGTTGTTTGATAGCAACAGCAACTGAAACATTTAAAGACGGATTATTGATGTATATTGATCGCCTCATGAACAATGTTGCATTGTTTTTG GAGACTAACATGCCAGATAGAGTGATCGTTTTTGCAATTTCCATTTTTAACATTTTGGTTCCACAATTCCCAGAAAATTTACCACC AAATCATAACAAATATATTGTAGCTGCCTGTCATGCTTTAAAGCACAATATTCCTCATTCTCAGCCG CATGCTATACGGGCAATTGGTATTTGGGCTGAGTTTGGACAAGATCAATGCAGTCCCCATCTTGCTAAAG TGTCTGTCTCCAAACTATACAATGAGGCGAGAAAAAGATTTACAATTAGCGGACAATCTGGAGATGTAGCAGCATGTGATACAGCAGTTGAAGCTCTTGGGAGAATTTGTGAATTTCATCGTGACAAGATTGAAGGCTCTAAG GTAGTTCGACTCTGGTTAGAATTTTTGCCATTGAAGCATGATATCGATGCAGCAAGATCTGCACATGGACTGCTTTCTAGATTGATAAGAAG GTCAGATTCAGACCTATTTGGAAATGCAAACGATAATCTGAACAAGATTATTTCGGTCGTAAAAGAA attgtATCTGAACCCGACCTTCTGAGAGATCAGGAAGCTATTGATCAATTGACTGAGTTCATGAATCAACATGGTGGAATGGAATGA
- the LOC123918825 gene encoding uncharacterized protein LOC123918825 isoform X1 codes for MLISLKEPLLNSLMIESNKSILRPLCEIIGLVAARLYQLSLGGWLELRQYVCDCFSGTTKLNHMKALIMLAKLPEEVVENREFWLGYGYYDVLFKNLLNFVNSLDQELRELTFNASLVVIKMSRGLERTDVCDSLLRKLRELTFNASLIDLQYGGEDDLLDVDLLHMVKCLGDLVRLHIEETFNGKEGDVFWCMLRIVERKDASDELKCAAVIVIKELDETNSDAMESVIKKIGNEEMRRVISVAMDMMSCVVDDPVWYDIDNKICEYAGLTENYNRGKFLLNLLSCDGNECVFVPVAIEMMENKYAIHCDWQIRYAAMLTIAAIAERNFKGDMILYIDRAVTLVHKSLNDRNHRVLWATMHAIKCLSEYKEILKFCNYHLKFLNKLVGIIKISRCLRVQVYAVIAIHFLVSNCGLEKINAVGEDIVVLLLKLLKHEKQKLQEEIIETLTSVAVLMQVTFCQNHCGKFKEHEVLVIVKSLTSIEGKVSNTDHLA; via the exons ATGCTTATATCACTTAAAGAGCCTCTTCTCAATTCACTCATGATTGAATCCAACAAATCGATACTCCGTCCTCTCTGCGAAATAATCGGTCTCGTTGCTGCTAGGCTGTATCAACTTTCTCTCGGCGGTTGGTTAGAGCTTCGTCAGTATGTCTGTGATTGCTTCTCCGGAACTACGAAGCTGAATCATATGAAAGCGCTCATAATGTTAGCGAAACTTCCAGAAGAAGTTGTTGAAAACAGGGAATTCTGGTTAGGTTATGGGTATTATGATGTTCTCTTTAAgaatttgttgaattttgttAACTCGCTGGATCAGGAATTGCGTGAGTTAACGTTTAATGCTTCGTTGGTTGTTATTAAGATGTCGAGGGGTTTAGAGAGAACCGACGTTTGTGATTCTCTCTTGAGGAAATTGCGCGAGTTAACGTTTAATGCTTCGTTGATTGATCTTCAGTATGGAGGAGAAGATGATCTGCTTGATGTGGATTTGTTGCATATGGTTAAGTGCTTAGGGGATTTGGTAAGGCTTCACATCGAAGAAACCTTTAATGGTAAAGAaggtgatgtgttttggtgtatGCTTCGAATTGTGGAGAGAAAAGATGCGAGCGATGAGTTAAAGTGCGCTGCAGTTATTGTTATCAAGGAGCTTGATGAAACGAATTCTGATGCAATGGAgagtgtgataaaaaaaattgggaatgaGGAAATGAGGAGAGTAATTTCTGTTGCTATGGATATGATGTCATGTGTTGTGGATGATCCTGTTTGGTATGATATTGATAATAAGATTTGTGAATATGCGGGGTTGACAGAGAATTATAACCGTGGAAAGTTTTTGCTCAATTTGCTATCTTGTGATGGAAATGAATGCGTGTTCGTTCCTGTTGCAATTGAGATGATGGAAAATAAATATGCAATTCATTGTGATTGGCAGATACGTTATGCAGCAATGCTTACCATTGCCGCAATTGCTGAGAGGAACTTCAAAGGG GACATGATTCTGTACATTGATCGAGCCGTGACCCTTGTCCATAAGTCGCTGAATGATAGGAATCATCGAGTACTTTGGGCTACTATGCATGCAATTAAGTGTTTGAGTGAATACAAGGAAATATTAAAGTTTTGCAATTATCATCTCAAATTCTTGAATAAACTAGTTGGCATCATTAAAATTAGCCGTTGTCTGCGTGTACAG GTATATGCTGTTATTGCCATTCATTTCTTGGTTTCAAATTGTGgcttagagaaaataaatgcTGTTGGGGAAGATATTGTAGTATTATTGCTTAAACTTCTCAAG CATGAAAAGCAGAAGTTACAAGAAGAAATTATTGAAACTCTAACATCAGTTGCAGTTCTAATGCAG GTAACTTTTTGTCAAAATCATTGCGGTAAATTCAAAGAACATGAAGTTCTTGTG ATTGTGAAATCTCTTACATCAATCGAAGGAAAAGTAAGCAATACAGACCACTTAGCATGA